In Stomoxys calcitrans chromosome 2, idStoCalc2.1, whole genome shotgun sequence, the following proteins share a genomic window:
- the LOC106084791 gene encoding dipeptidyl peptidase 9, with translation MDTTMTQHRNRMQSSTSTTNSSSASGSINVASPINSSNNGQGSTSAIISQSPPAIERSTSSFANLLDGFTSRVSGDRQSQSAASTPSSSSSSAVLPMIGGGGGAPISTASLVSGALGGASSIASLTSIGSTANAFYSSIGLALNSLTSPITAAAAAASATTAEVVVAAASAISNHLSSPTSTTPPHGELDDDDDCDEDDDEEDDGEDGNIPAPTPRKTWSEIKATVNEIRKQMSNLSSMVPSSIQFRTLSDGRVRCYFLSTPPNAWEPTLLYTDINLSNMPSTNNSDDLASPDSPNDSGSIRMGSPPPSHASSPTMQSGFLGGFGNSAKRLRWNVVLQQPMSIAAATAGASGLNVWAREFQLMQERKRLSTWGITSYELHKPSGKIVFPCLNDLYQCLDTGYNNSPLFPIQLRTCPQWAALDPQICPQNSDLIAYISGCDIWVTHTLSGHEERLTFAHDGRRTFADDPLSAGLPSYVMQEEFSRYQGYWWQPHSDDGIYRIVYEEVDESDVCLYTFPSAHAAPGEMEEYRFPRTGTPNAKSKLKMVQFVLNESLQISDVCIKDLPYSLSVVLPWLEYIVRVGWTMDSKYVWMAGMDRKQQRMDLLLIPVDNFCETYSSSTSSPSGSTDHSWKSPFCRTVSPLQVIYTQISESWINVHDLLHFLEITDTTVTFLWASEETGFRHLYLVTSSLCAKTLNGCNDPVLNSSAGSAFDNSQRLKFHGATNSSDNHAADIMDSATLHPRIINKVALTSGEWEVLGRNLWVDKEKQLVYFLGLRETPLEKHLYVVSLQRPEHIRQLTEPGYSYMVEFDESCQLMLQVYCNIQRLPSCKVMRLVQTCQNGGVNGIHLSLMGYLHEGGKPEPQYCPQIYSPQLPSGEIVYAMVFKPHNFQLGVKYPTVLNVYGGPEVQTVNNTFKGKHQLRMHMLAAQGYCVICIDSRGSRHRGIKFESHIRCRMGQVELNDQVDALKILADQLGYIDMNRVGIHGWSYGGYLSLMGLVHYPNIFKVAIAGAPVTNWEYYDTGYTERYMDLPQNNKHGYTAGSVLNYIHSFPEEDNRLLLIHGLIDENVHFFHTSQLINALNKANKPYTLHIFPDERHSLRNLESNKNYETKLLSFLQNL, from the exons ATGGACACTACCATGACACAGCATAGAAATCGTATGCAGTCGTCGACGTCAACAACAAATAGTAGTTCAGCGTCCGGCAGTATCAATGTTGCATCTCCCATAAACAGTAGTAACAATGGCCAGGGCTCAACATCGGCAATCATTTCACAATCTCCACCTGCCATAGAAAGAAGCACATCGTCATTTGCCAATCTCTTGGATGGCTTTACTTCGCGTGTTTCAGGAGATCGTCAGAGTCAGAGTGCTGCTAGTACTCCGAGTTCCAGCAGTTCTTCGGCTGTGTTGCCAATGATAGGTGGAGGCGGTGGTGCGCCCATTTCGACTGCAAGTCTAGTGAGTGGTGCTTTGGGAGGTGCTAGTTCAATTGCAAGTTTAACGAGCATAGGCTCCACTGCCAATGCCTTTTATTCTTCGATTGGATTAGCACTGAACTCATTGACGTCCCCCATAACAGCGGCCGCAGCCGCTGCCTCGGCAACAACGGCTgaagttgttgttgcagcagccTCCGCCATTTCGAATCATCTTAGCTCACCAACAAGCACTACTCCACCACATGGGGAACTCGATGACGACGATGACTGTGATGAAGATGACGACGAAGAGGACGATGGTGAGGATGGCAACATACCCGCTCCCACTCCACGCAAAACTTGGTCTGAAATAAAAGCTACAGTCAACGAGATACGGAAACAAATGTCTAATCTGTCCAGTATGGTACCCAGTAGCATACAATTTCGCACTCTGTCGGATGGTAGAGTTCGTTGCTATTTCTTGAGTACACCACCAAATGCGTGGGAACCAACGTTGCTCTATACAGACATAAATTTATCAAATATGCCATCTACGAATAATTCGGATGATTTAGCATCGCCAGATAGCCCTAATGACAGTGGTAGCATACGAATGGGATCCCCACCACCATCACATGCATCATCGCCAACGATGCAATCGGGTTTCCTGGGCGGTTTTGGTAATAGTGCCAAAAG aCTTCGTTGGAACGTAGTATTACAACAACCCATGTCTATCGCTGCGGCAACAGCAGGGGCAAGTGGCTTAAATGTTTGGGCAAGGGAGTTCCAACTGATGCAGGAACGCAAACGACTCTCAACGTGGGGCATAACATCATATGAATTGCACAAGCCTAGTGGCAAAATAGTGTTTCCGTGCTTAAATGACTTGTACCAATGTTTGGATACTGGATATAAT AATAGTCCACTCTTCCCAATACAACTGCGCACATgcccccaatgggctgcattagatccacaaatatgtccacagAATTCCGATTTGATAGCCTACATTAGCGGCTGCGACATTTGGGTAACTCATACACTCAGTGGCCATGAGGAACGTCTAACGTTTGCCCACGACGGAAGGCGCACCTTTGCCGATGATCCTCTAAGCGCTGGTCTTCCTTCGTATGTAATGCAAGAGGAATTCAGCCGCTATCAGGGTTATTGGTGGCAGCCACATTCGGATG ATGGCATATATCGCATAGTTTACGAAGAGGTAGATGAATCGGATGTTTGTCTGTACACCTTCCCATCAGCACATGCGGCTCCGGGCGAAATGGAAGAGTATAGATTTCCCAGAACTGGTACACCAAATGCCAAATCTAAACTAAAAATGGTTCAATTCGTTTTAAACGAATCTTTGCAAATCAGTGATGTATGTATTAAAGACTTGCCATATTCCTTGTCTGTTGTACTGCCTTGGTTAGAGTACATTGTGCGCGTAGGCTGGACCATGGACTCCAAATA TGTGTGGATGGCAGGGATGGATCGCAAGCAACAGCGTATGGACTTGTTACTTATACCAGTAGATAATTTCTGTGAAACCTACAGTAGTTCCACTTCATCACCATCGGGCTCAACTGATCATAGTTGGAAGAGTCCCTTCTGCCGAACGGTATCTCCCTTGCAG GTCATATATACTCAAATATCCGAATCATGGATTAATGTACATGACTTGTTACATTTCCTGGAAATTACCGACACAACAGTAACCTTTCTTTGGGCCTCCGAAGAGACGGGGTTTCGTCATTTATATCTAGTTACTTCAAGCCTTTGTGCAAAGACATTAAATGGCTGCAATGATCCTGTTTTGAATTCATCTGCTGGTAGTGCTTTCGACAACAGTCAACGCTTAAAGTTCCATGGTGCGACAAATTCGTCAGATAATCATGCTGCCGATATAATGGACTCGGCAACACTTCATCCACGAATTATAAATAAG GTCGCTTTAACTTCCGGGGAATGGGAAGTGCTGGGCCGCAACCTATGGGTTGATAAGGAAAAACAGCTTGTGTACTTTTTAGGCTTAAGAGAAACACCACTCGAAAAACACTTGTATGTTGTAAGTTTACAAAGGCCGGAACACATCAGGCAGCTAACTGAACCGGGCTACTCATACATGGTGGAATTCGATGAG TCATGTCAATTAATGCTTCAAGTTTACTGCAACATACAACGTTTACCATCCTGCAAAGTAATGCGTTTGGTGCAGACATGCCAAAATGGTGGAGTAAATGGCATTCATCTTTCATTGATGGGCTATTTACACGAAGGTGGCAAACCCGAACCTCAGTATTGTCCCCAAATCTATTCGCCTCAACTGCCTTCGGGTGAGATTGTGTATGCGATGGTTTTTAAACCTCACAATTTCCAATTGGGTGTAAAATATCCTACGGTATTAAATGTTTATGGTGGACCTGAAGTGCAGACTGTTAATAATACATTCAAG GGTAAACATCAGTTGCGAATGCATATGCTGGCTGCTCAGGGTTATTGTGTTATTTGTATAGATTCGAGAGGTTCCCGACATCGCGGCATTAAATTTGAAAGTCACATACGCTGTCGCATGGGCCAAGTGGAATTAAACGATCAAGTGGATGCTTTAAAAATTCTTGCTGACCAACTAGGTTATATTGATATGAATCGAGTGGGAATCCATGGTTGGTCATACG gagGCTATTTAAGTCTCATGGGCTTAGTGCATTATCCAAACATATTTAAGGTAGCCATAGCTGGTGCGCCAGTCACAAATTGGGAATACTATGATACGGGCTATACAGAACGTTACATGGATTTGCCACAAAACAATAAGCACGGTTATACGGCTGGTTCGGTGCTCAATTACATTCATTCATTTCCCGAAGA AGATAACCGATTATTGCTGATTCATGGCCTCATCGATGAAAATGTACATTTTTTCCACACATCTCAGCTGATAAATGCCTTGAATAAAGCCAATAAACCCTATACACTGCATATATTTCCCGACGAACGGCACTCGTTGCGGAATCTGGAATCCAATAAGAATTATGAGACAAAATTGTTGTCATTTCTGCAAAACCTATAA
- the LOC106084788 gene encoding uncharacterized protein LOC106084788 isoform X2 has product MYNANYMDGVPVKIAEKYKPPPEIYKLPQSLVNKLNLDDNFYENSTQYKYDMQLEQKALSKIDEWKHIRQRNKDARRERKAKRDLQRQEDEKRQKNLLMCVSYPSADDLSSSGSDDEGNTMAEAAGGNSKETTTITNTEQFPEICVTKSTNSFHNILQPTVLSNSSTPTSSSTIKNTITHSLNPLLKSTQSMAFNYKDFEDDTSSPFDNIELKTINDLDVLAQVLHNTQLKANAENNGLVSKNENGDDDTKTVADNYNESSKMDGEQMIAGQQIQPVMFINKIHHIPKHTNLPKFSYDLGNLNSAQEARCKLDDYTSTAVRYNNTTNNHSPSMPTQTFIGHQQEQQYYGMGNINYYNNMNPLQTNVYALQSIASTNNEGTLDATKWKSVPDILKELRDEVRNSELRRTRNCSHNLGNTSQKVSPVNESSNNGSLDKDEFLDLDSKAKQLAEQISSMGFPKSRVARIVQLLGADDKKIIEHLIPLSELADLGFDENKISEALLRHENNKNRALDDLIS; this is encoded by the exons ATGTACAATGCCAATTACATGGATGGTGTTCCCGTCAAGATAGCAGAAAAATATAAGCCACCTCCCGAAATCTACAAATTGCCCCAATCCTTagtaaacaaattaaatttagatGATAATTTTTATGAGAATTCAACACAGTATAAATATGATATGCAACTGGAGCAGAAGGCTCTGTCGAAGATAGATGAGTGGAAACATATTCGCCAGCGCAATAAAGATGCCAGAAGGGAACGCAAGGCCAAAAGGGATCTGCAACGGCAGGAGGATGAAAAAAGGCAAAAGAATCTGCTTATGTGCGTATCTTACCCAAGTGCCGATGATTTATCCTCCTCCGGCAGCGATGATGAGGGTAACACTATGGCAGAGGCCGCCGGGGGCAATTCTAAAGAGACCACAACAATAACTAATACCGAACAATTTCCGGAAATCTGTGTAACCAAATCTACAAACAGCTTCCATAATATATTACAACCCACAGTATTGTCCAATAGCAGTACCCCAACTTCATCATCAACTATAAAAAATACTATTACTCATAGCTTGAATCCCTTGCTTAAGTCAACTCAGTCGATGGCTTTTAACTACAAAGATTTCGAAGATGACACCTCCTCACCATTTGATAATattgaattgaaaacaattaacgaCTTGGATGTTTTGGCGCAAGTATTGCACAATACACAACTAAAGGCGAATGCAGAAAACAATGGATTAGTCTCGAAAAATGAAAATGGTGACGACGATACAAAGACAGTGGCAGACAATTACAATGAATCTTCAAAAATGGATGGCGAACAAATGATCGCTGGTCAGCAAATACAACCAGTAATGTTCATTAACAAAATCCACCACATTCCAAAACATACGAATTTGCCAAAGTTCAGTTATGACCTTGGTAACCTAAATTCTGCTCAGGAAGCCCGTTGTAAACTCGATGATTACACTTCAACTGCGGTGAGATATAATAATACGACAAACAACCATTCACCTTCTATGCCTACACAAACATTTATTGGCCACCAACAAGAGCAGCAGTACTATGGCATGGGCAATATTAACTATTATAATAATATGAACCCGTTGCAGACAAATGTATACGCATTGCAAAGCATTGCTTCCACTAACAATGAAGGTACACTGGATGCAACCAAATGGAAAAGTGTTCCGGATATTCTTAAAGAACTCAGAGATGAGGTGAGAAACTCGGAATTGAGACGAACTAGAAattgtagccacaatttaggaaATACTTCACAAA AGGTATCCCCAGTGAACGAATCGAGTAACAATGGCTCTTTGGATAAAGATGAATTTCTCGATTTGGACTCGAAGGCAAAACAATTGGCCGAACAAATTAGTAGCATGGGTTTTCCTAAGTCAAGAGTAGCCAGAATTGTGCAGCTTCTAGGAGCCGACGATAAGAAG ATAATTGAACATTTAATACCGTTAAGTGAATTGGCCGATTTGGGATTTGATGAAAACAAGATATCCGAAGCTTTGTTGCGTCATGAGAATAACAAAAATAGAGCACTAGACGATTTAATTTCATAG
- the LOC106084788 gene encoding uncharacterized protein LOC106084788 isoform X1 encodes MYNANYMDGVPVKIAEKYKPPPEIYKLPQSLVNKLNLDDNFYENSTQYKYDMQLEQKALSKIDEWKHIRQRNKDARRERKAKRDLQRQEDEKRQKNLLMCVSYPSADDLSSSGSDDEGNTMAEAAGGNSKETTTITNTEQFPEICVTKSTNSFHNILQPTVLSNSSTPTSSSTIKNTITHSLNPLLKSTQSMAFNYKDFEDDTSSPFDNIELKTINDLDVLAQVLHNTQLKANAENNGLVSKNENGDDDTKTVADNYNESSKMDGEQMIAGQQIQPVMFINKIHHIPKHTNLPKFSYDLGNLNSAQEARCKLDDYTSTAVRYNNTTNNHSPSMPTQTFIGHQQEQQYYGMGNINYYNNMNPLQTNVYALQSIASTNNEGTLDATKWKSVPDILKELRDEVRNSELRRTRNCSHNLGNTSQSNEVSPVNESSNNGSLDKDEFLDLDSKAKQLAEQISSMGFPKSRVARIVQLLGADDKKIIEHLIPLSELADLGFDENKISEALLRHENNKNRALDDLIS; translated from the exons ATGTACAATGCCAATTACATGGATGGTGTTCCCGTCAAGATAGCAGAAAAATATAAGCCACCTCCCGAAATCTACAAATTGCCCCAATCCTTagtaaacaaattaaatttagatGATAATTTTTATGAGAATTCAACACAGTATAAATATGATATGCAACTGGAGCAGAAGGCTCTGTCGAAGATAGATGAGTGGAAACATATTCGCCAGCGCAATAAAGATGCCAGAAGGGAACGCAAGGCCAAAAGGGATCTGCAACGGCAGGAGGATGAAAAAAGGCAAAAGAATCTGCTTATGTGCGTATCTTACCCAAGTGCCGATGATTTATCCTCCTCCGGCAGCGATGATGAGGGTAACACTATGGCAGAGGCCGCCGGGGGCAATTCTAAAGAGACCACAACAATAACTAATACCGAACAATTTCCGGAAATCTGTGTAACCAAATCTACAAACAGCTTCCATAATATATTACAACCCACAGTATTGTCCAATAGCAGTACCCCAACTTCATCATCAACTATAAAAAATACTATTACTCATAGCTTGAATCCCTTGCTTAAGTCAACTCAGTCGATGGCTTTTAACTACAAAGATTTCGAAGATGACACCTCCTCACCATTTGATAATattgaattgaaaacaattaacgaCTTGGATGTTTTGGCGCAAGTATTGCACAATACACAACTAAAGGCGAATGCAGAAAACAATGGATTAGTCTCGAAAAATGAAAATGGTGACGACGATACAAAGACAGTGGCAGACAATTACAATGAATCTTCAAAAATGGATGGCGAACAAATGATCGCTGGTCAGCAAATACAACCAGTAATGTTCATTAACAAAATCCACCACATTCCAAAACATACGAATTTGCCAAAGTTCAGTTATGACCTTGGTAACCTAAATTCTGCTCAGGAAGCCCGTTGTAAACTCGATGATTACACTTCAACTGCGGTGAGATATAATAATACGACAAACAACCATTCACCTTCTATGCCTACACAAACATTTATTGGCCACCAACAAGAGCAGCAGTACTATGGCATGGGCAATATTAACTATTATAATAATATGAACCCGTTGCAGACAAATGTATACGCATTGCAAAGCATTGCTTCCACTAACAATGAAGGTACACTGGATGCAACCAAATGGAAAAGTGTTCCGGATATTCTTAAAGAACTCAGAGATGAGGTGAGAAACTCGGAATTGAGACGAACTAGAAattgtagccacaatttaggaaATACTTCACAAAGTAATG AGGTATCCCCAGTGAACGAATCGAGTAACAATGGCTCTTTGGATAAAGATGAATTTCTCGATTTGGACTCGAAGGCAAAACAATTGGCCGAACAAATTAGTAGCATGGGTTTTCCTAAGTCAAGAGTAGCCAGAATTGTGCAGCTTCTAGGAGCCGACGATAAGAAG ATAATTGAACATTTAATACCGTTAAGTGAATTGGCCGATTTGGGATTTGATGAAAACAAGATATCCGAAGCTTTGTTGCGTCATGAGAATAACAAAAATAGAGCACTAGACGATTTAATTTCATAG
- the LOC106084787 gene encoding snRNA-activating protein complex subunit 4, protein MEGLGANWGVNAHFINNKDEEEVRTNLENALTLNRQMQVQLHAVREKVESLLKSVKEIYEGNEEAIRNKFRLRRNGFGMRGAYLKGGTFYLKGNIFFKDYNCRNCPDNPDYKARKREGEMFPMDLDLKGRHMWSIKDKKGLVEGIKEQIIDHLKTIGKMTSVRVSKEINSEKLVKLLQMVGEDFSIDWDVISKHNVIHRHSPTSCEAMWNVYLHPSLKRSKWTEKENELLGEVVKKHNFQNWEAIAKEIEGRSDFQCFIQYLNYVYYKIREKICKWTKEDDKRLIKVIESNNINGIINWSNVMVHFPQRPRSTLQHRYTYTLNPRINRSPFTPEEDLLLLAAVKEYGTKFSHFPRSLFPNRTSVQLRARYQNTLQYRNQRSNWTLEEDEKLMKFVAENGTFWRRCQDTIRTHSRISCRSRYLAITKFLNDHPGATLADMNRRKKAEFEYVHMENLTEKLEELNENPNAELVKRLTPAKIRKPRVRKEKPPKVPKVRVKKKKPPKEKKPRKKAERPDRKKKIYIERLRSNGITLYNSLKYGYDYKLGADPCLSNNPNYNNISFTRAALVVQDRGDNKNLRFDDPVPQVLRWKIQKALRKNNSKIEIPFGFSLPSSWSTAMAFRALCIHTARTDLEKESCPTFEDTNTHINTFRERLRTLFYTTALLSRLHPTMVIEPQPESEPEPEPVRDPEPKPEPEPEAVTDSPQSDEGNILSDNIKSESNENPEIAENLLEVPEISELNGDENNEVVNQPKRRKIVKKSLVEQVLSLKGNVLGKRKLPVLKEF, encoded by the exons ATGGAAGGACTCGGTGCTAATTGGGGTGTTAATGCACACTTTATAAACAATAAAGATGAGGAGGAAGTTAGAACAAACTTGGAGAATGCATTGACACTAAATCGTCAAATGCAAGTTCAGTTACATGCCGTGCGTGAAAAAGTTGAGAGTCTATTGAAGAGTGTTAAAGAAATATACGAAGGTAATGAGGAAGCTATACGAAACAAATTCAGGCTTAGGCGAAATGGGTTTGGGATGCGTGGAGCTTATTTGAAAGGTGGTACATTTTACTTGAAGGGGAACATATTCTTCAAAGATTACAACTGCCGCAATTGCCCTGATAATCCGGATTACAAAGCACGTAAGAGAGAAGGTGAAATGTTTCCCATGGATCTGGATCTGAAGGGAAGACATATGTGGTCTATCAAAGACAAGAAGGGCTTGGTGGAAGGAATCAAGGAACAA ATAATTGATCATCTAAAAACTATTGGAAAGATGACTTCTGTAAGAGTGTCAAAAGAAATTAATAGTGAAAAGTTAGTAAAATTGCTACAAATGGTTGGAGAGGACTTCAGCATAGATTGGGATGTTATTTCGAAACACAATGTTATACATCGACATTCGCCGACAAGTTGTGAAGCTATGTGGAATGTTTACTTACATCCATCTCTCAAGCGGTCAAAATGGACGGAAAAAGAGAATGAACTGCTGGGAGAAGTAGTAAAAAagcacaattttcaaaattgggaAGCAATTGCCAAGGAAATAGAGGGAAGATCTGATTTTCAA TGTTTTATTCAATATCTGAACTACGTGTACTATAAGATACGTGAAAAAATCTGTAAATGGACGAAAGAAGACGACAAGCGCCTTATTAAAGTAATCGAATCAAATAACATTAACGGCATAATAAATTGGAGCAATGTTATGGTTCACTTCCCTCAAAGACCCCGGTCAACTCTACAGCATCGTTACACATACACACTTAATCCACGCATTAATAGAA GTCCTTTTACTCCTGAAGAAGACCTACTGTTATTGGCCGCCGTCAAAGAATATGGCACGAAATTTTCCCATTTCCCACGTTCGCTATTCCCCAATCGAACGAGCGTTCAACTGCGTGCACGTTATCAAAACACTTTGCAATATCGGAACCAACGATCGAATTGGACGCTAGAAGAAGATGAAAAGCTCATGAAGTTTGTGGCTGAAAATGGTACATTCTGGAGACGATGTCAGGATACCATACGTACCCATTCGCGAATTAGTTGTCGCTCACGATATTTAGCTATAACAAAGTTTTTGAACGATCACCCGGGCGCAACACTAGCAGATATGAACAGGAGAAAGAAAGCCGAATTCGAATATGTACACATGGAAAATTTGACTGAAAAATTGGAAGAATTGAATGAGAATCCCAACGCTGAGCTTGTTAAAAGATTAACACCCGCAAAAATTCGAAAGCCAAGAGTTAGGAAAGAAAAGCCGCCTAAAGTTCCAAAGGTACGTGTCAAGAAAAAGAAACCTCCGAAAGAGAAGAAACCACGCAAAAAAGCTGAACGACCTGatcgaaagaaaaaaatatatattgagcGTTTGCGATCCAATGGCATTACGTTGTACAATAGTCTTAAATATGGTTACGACTATAAGTTGGGTGCAGATCCCTGTCTCAGTAATAATCCCAACTACAACAACATAAGTTTTACCCGAGCAGCTTTGGTAGTGCAGGATCGTGGCGACAATAAAAATCTCCGCTTCGATGATCCCGTTCCCCAAGTGTTGCGTTGGAAAATACAAAAAGCgttaagaaaaaataattctAAAATTGAAATTCCGTTCGGATTTTCTTTACCCTCAAGTTGGAGCACCGCAATGGCATTCCGAGCTTTATGTATACATACCGCACGCACAGATTTAGAGAAGGAAAGCTGTCCTACTTTTGAAGACACAAATACTCATATTAATACATTTCGCGAACGTTTACGTACGCTTTTTTATACGACAGCTTTGTTAAGTCGCCTACATCCAACAATGGTTATTGAACCACAACCAGAATCTGAACCGGAACCAGAACCAGTAAGGGATCCAGAGCCGAAACCAGAACCAGAACCGGAAGCAGTAACAGATTCTCCTCAATCTGACGAAGGAAAT